In one window of Meleagris gallopavo isolate NT-WF06-2002-E0010 breed Aviagen turkey brand Nicholas breeding stock chromosome 4, Turkey_5.1, whole genome shotgun sequence DNA:
- the LOC109367586 gene encoding myb/SANT-like DNA-binding domain-containing protein 1 — MTPRQQIVCLKGQSAMAAAEIPSYIVSSQTEKHRRARNWTDAEMRGLMLVWEEFFDELKQTKRNAKVYEKMANKLFEMTGEIRHGEEIKIKITNMTFQYR, encoded by the exons ATGACCCCCCGCCAGCAGATTGTCTGCCTAAAAG GTCAGTCAGCAATGGCTGCAGCAGAAATTCCCAGTTACATTGTCTCTTCTCAGACTGAGAAACACAGGAGGGCCAGAAACTGGACTGATGCAGAAATGAGAGGTTTAATGCTGGTCTGGGAAGAATTTTTTGATGAACTGAAACAAACTAAAAGGAATGCCAAAGTTTATGAGAAAATGGCTAACAAACTCTTTGAAATGACGGGAGAAATTCGCCACGGAGaggaaataaagataaaaattacaaatatgACATTCCAGTACAGGTAA
- the LOC100539503 gene encoding myb/SANT-like DNA-binding domain-containing protein 1, with translation MLYAFSCRKLKCMTDSETVAPDWPYYKTIDRILSKVTDHSDVKMHENQQPGPSTSQTEASQSPSAKSTPLYLPYNQFTYEGREECFEDEHSESSSSLLSYKLRTEERPVKKRKMQSCSFQKKKLKLMEAMLEEQKKLSRAMEETCREVRRILDQQNIIQVQSLQLQERMMNLLEKMISKSNV, from the exons atgTTGTATGCCTTTTCTTGcaggaaattaaaatgcatgaCTGACAGTGAAACTGTTGCACCTGACTGGCCTTACTACAAAACCATTGATAGGATCTTATCCAAAGTGACAGACCACAGTGATGtgaaaatgcatgaaaatcaGCAACCAGGTCCTTCTACGTCACAGACAGAGGCCTCGCAGTCACCATCAGCTAAGTCTACGCCTCTGTATTTGCCATATAATCAGTTTACAtatgaaggaagggaagagtGCTTTGAAGATGAACATTCAGAGAGCTCATCAAGCTTACTGTCTTACAAGCTAAG AACTGAAGAAAGACCagttaagaaaaggaaaatgcaaagctgcagctttcaaaagaagaaGCTAAAATTAATGGAGGCTATGttggaagaacaaaagaagtTGAGCAGAGCTATGGAAGAAACCTGTAGAGAAGTACGCAGGATTCTGGATCAGCAAAACATCATTCAAGTTCAAAGCTTACAGCTACAGGAGAGAATGATGAATCTACTGGAGAAAATGATTTCCAAATCCAATGTGTAG